The Streptomyces sp. NBC_01317 genomic interval CGTCGTCCCAAGGCCCAGCTCCGCCGCGATCTCCCTGGCCTTCACCGGTCCCCTGCCCGCGGACCGCCGCTCCTCCAATACGCCCAGAATCCGCTGGTAGTCGGGCGCGAGCGCGGTCACCGGCAACCCGTCCCGCCAGGGCGGCACCACCGACCCCGGCACCGGTGAGGGCACCGTTTCCGGCTCCGCCCCGGTCACGGTAGTCGTCTCGGCGACGGACAGGGCCAGGGCCTCGACCAGTTCCTCCCGCGCGATCACCCGCCGATCCAGCTCGATCTCCGCGGCCTCCAACACCCCAGCCAACCACGCGGCTTCCTCCCGCAGCCCCTCCACCCGCACCCGGGCAGCCGCCTCCCGCTCCTCCAGCATTCCCAGCACCGACGCCACCGCGCACCCCTCGGCCATGAAGCGGATACAAGACACCGCATCCCTCCCTCACCCCGATTAAAACTATGCCTGACCAGCAGAAATCAACAGATCACGTTCGGTTGAGATACGGCTTCTATCCCCAGGGCGGGCGACCGCCGAAGCACGGCGACGAGTTCCGCTTTGCCAAACCCGAGACCTGGCCCGAGGCGGCGATCACCACCGTCACCGACACCGCCCACTACGGTAAGGCCGAAGCCCAAGCGTGGGACCGGGTCCACCCGAGGCTGACCCACCGCTCGGCCTGGCTGGAGCACGACGGTGAACTCCCCGTCGTCGAGGGCACCTTGGTCCGGTTGAAGGGTCGAGCACCTCTCCAAGGAACGGGAAGCACCGCCGGTCTGGCTGTGGTCCTCCAAGACCGGTGCCGCCCCGGCTGACGTGGATCTGTGGTGGCAGGTGTTCCTCAGGAGATTCGATCTTGAGCACACCTTCAGGTTCGGCAAGCAGATTCTCGGCTGGACCACCCCGAAGGTCCGTACTCCCGAGGCCGCGGACCGGTGGACCTGGCTCGTGGTCGTCGCCCACACCCAGCTCCGCCTCGCCCGGCCACTGGCCGCAGACCTCCGCCGGCCCTGGGAGAAGCCGGCCAAGCCCGAACGCCTCACCCCGGCCCGGGTCCGCCGGGGGTTCAGGAACATCCGCGCCCACCTGCTCTGCCCGGCCCGTGTTCCCCAACCTCGCGGCGCTGGTCCCGGACGACCGCCCGGGACCAAGAACAAACACCGGGCACCCCGCTACGACGTCGGCAAAACCGTCAAACGCCCCGAGACCCTCAAAGCCATCGGCAAGCTCGGAAGATCTTGGTAGTCTTCCGTCTCATTCGATCTTGCCAATGGATAACTCTGTGACCAGCGCGGATGCAAAAACGTGTGAGCTGGGGCGAGGCAAGATCCTCAGCTAACACTGCCATTCGTCAGGGTCGACGACGCCCGGTCTCAGATGATCTCACCCCTCGGCGTGTGTGGTGTTCAGTATCCGATCCTGTATCACCGTCATGCCTCTGTCCGGACACGGGCGTGAAGATGCATGTCGTGCCAGCCGTCAGCATGCAACGCTGCCCCACGGAGGACACCCTCTCCCTCAAAGCCGGCCTTGATCGCAACGCGGCACGAAGCCTGATTGGCAGTGGAGTGCTCAAGCTCGAGGCGGTGGAACCCGCCCTGCTCCAGGGCCCAGCGCGTCAGCGTCGTCACCGCACGGGTACAGATGCCACTACCGCGAGCAGTCGGCATCATCCAGTAGGCCACCTCGGCCTTGCCGTCCTCCAGATGCAACGATTTCAGCGACATCCGGCCCAGAAGTTCGTCGCCTTCAGCTTCAGCCACGGCCCAGTGACCGCCGGTCTCATCGCTCCAACTGCTCTGCCAGCCCTCGATCCACTCTCGTGCCTCTTCTACAGAGTCAGCCCTCCGTACGTGCCAACGCTGGATCTCCGGGTCTTGGAACGCCTTCATCACGGCTTCGGCATCGATGATTCGCCAAGGACGCAGTAACACACCGCTTCCGATCGGCAGAGTCGGCTGATCGGAAGCGGCAAGGGCACCGACGGGTATCGCTGGAGCGACTAAGGAAGGCATGATCACTATTATTCAAGGCCGCCGCCCCTTCCGGGACAGGACCGCCGACTCGCGAACCCAACAAGGCCAGGTGAGACGGGAGGAGGGCATCGTGAGGCGGGACCGGTAGATAAAGAACAAGCTGAGTGCCTGTTTCCGATCCCGGTTTTTGAGTAGCTTTGGGGCCTAGGCCGGCGGGGTGTCCGAGGGCGCCGGGCAAGCCGGAGAGCGGGTGTGTGCGGGCTGCGGTGAACGGCTGAGGCCGGACGCAAGGCCGGCGGCCGTGTACTGCTCGGCGGCATGTCGTTCCAGGCAGTGGCGTTGGCGCCGCCGGCTGCGCAAGCGGGTGGCCGCGGAGTTGAGCGGCGCCGGTCAGGCCAGGTGCCCCGAATGCGGGGCCGCTTGGGTGGCCGGGGTGGACCGGCGTTCGAATGCCGTGTACTGCTCGCGGCGGTGCGTCACGAGGGCCTGGCGGGCCCGGAAGGAAACGTTCGGCGAACGGTCACAGTGACCGCATCGCGAACGCACCCGAACCGCATCTGCGATCAGATTCCGATCACTTCTGGTCATTCGTTGTGATCATGGGATTTACGGTCTGACTCTCGTTCTCAGATCCGGGCCGGGTCTTGTCACGGCCTCGGGGCCGTGCCCCGGTCCCGCGGTGGGTGGTGGATGCCATGCCCGAAGAGATAGAGATGGCAGACAAGGTCGGCAGCGTCAGCGCGAACCGGTACGCGGAGATCGTGGCCGAGCTGCGGAAGCTGGTGGAGACCGCCAGCCGTATCCAGTTCACGATCGGCGACTACGCGCTGGAAGTGGAGCCGATGCGAGAGTCCGGCGGCCAGGAGCGGAGCGACGGGCTGTTCACGGTCAAGGACTCGCTGTTCCGCCTGGCCGAGGACATCGGGTTGTCCTACGCGATGGTGAACAAGGCCCGGTGGACCGCGTCGAAGTGGCCGAAGGACCGCCGGGTGTCGGGGGTGTCCTTCACCGTCCATCAGATCCTGGCGTCCATCACGGACGACGAGGAGCGGTTCACCGCGATCAACAGCCCGCCCAAGGGCAAGGTCCGTTGGACGCCGGGCGAGGCGAACCGGAGGGTCGGCCGGCAGGTTGAGCGCCCGGTCACTCCGCAGGAGAAGATCAGCGCGATCCACACCCTGGCCACCGACGAGGAGGTCGCCGCCACCGTCACCAGCGACCTGCTGCGGCGCCCGGCGGTGGTCGCCCAGGTCGATCAGGAGGACAAGGTCCGGGTTGTCGAGGAACTGACCCGCGACGACCACGTCGCCGCGAAGGTGACCACCGGCCTGCTGCGCCGCCCGGACGTCGCCTTCCGGGCGATGTCGGACGACACCGCCCGCCACCAGGTCAACCACGCCCAGGTCGAGCGGGGCCGCCAAGCCCGCGAACACTTCGAGGACACCAGCCCCGTCGCCCCGGCGATCCGCAGCATCCACCGGTCGGTTCAGTTCCTGGACCTGGTCACCGCATGCCACGCGTTCGTCGCGGCGTCCGGCCGGGTCGTCCCGGGCCTGCGCGACCGCCGGCTCGGCGACGACGAACGCGTGATCGTGCACGAGAACGTCGCCCGGGTGCGGGCGACGCTGGACTGGATCGAGACGGCCGTCGACACCGGCAAGGTCGACGTCGACGGTGAACTGGCCAAGCTCCTGCAAGACGAGTAACCGTGCCGCGCGCTTCCGAGCGCAGATCGGCAGCAGCCCAGCGATACGCCGACACCGTCCGGTTCGTGCTGTTCGAGGCACGTCCGGCCGGTCTGACCTTCGTCCAGCTGGTCAGAGCCGGCGAGCTGTCACCCCATCAGACCCGTTCGGGCCTGGCCTGCCTGCGGGACACCATCACCGAACGCGGCTGGCCGCCGCTGATCTGGACGAGGCCGGACGGCTACAAGTTCTGCGCCGATCCCGCCGAACTCCAGGCATACGAGGTCGCGATCATCCGCGGCAAGCTCACCGAGATCCGCCGTTTCATCACCGCAACCGTCGCCCCGCACGCCGCTCTCCAGCCCAAGGGCCGGTGGATCAAACACCTCAACACCCAGCTGAACTCGGTCGAGTCCATGCTCGATGTGATCGCCGACTTCACCGGCCCCACCCCGTCTT includes:
- a CDS encoding DUF6192 family protein gives rise to the protein MPEEIEMADKVGSVSANRYAEIVAELRKLVETASRIQFTIGDYALEVEPMRESGGQERSDGLFTVKDSLFRLAEDIGLSYAMVNKARWTASKWPKDRRVSGVSFTVHQILASITDDEERFTAINSPPKGKVRWTPGEANRRVGRQVERPVTPQEKISAIHTLATDEEVAATVTSDLLRRPAVVAQVDQEDKVRVVEELTRDDHVAAKVTTGLLRRPDVAFRAMSDDTARHQVNHAQVERGRQAREHFEDTSPVAPAIRSIHRSVQFLDLVTACHAFVAASGRVVPGLRDRRLGDDERVIVHENVARVRATLDWIETAVDTGKVDVDGELAKLLQDE
- a CDS encoding GNAT family N-acetyltransferase encodes the protein MPSLVAPAIPVGALAASDQPTLPIGSGVLLRPWRIIDAEAVMKAFQDPEIQRWHVRRADSVEEAREWIEGWQSSWSDETGGHWAVAEAEGDELLGRMSLKSLHLEDGKAEVAYWMMPTARGSGICTRAVTTLTRWALEQGGFHRLELEHSTANQASCRVAIKAGFEGEGVLRGAALHADGWHDMHLHARVRTEA